The following DNA comes from Streptococcus pasteurianus.
TGAATCTTGTTTTGGCTTTGACTGACCAAGATATTTCATCAAATATTATTCTGGGATTTGATAAGTCATCAACCAATGATATCCTAGAAATTGATAAACGTTTTCGTCCAGAGCTCTTAATCACTGTTGGTTATAGCGATAATAAGCCTGAACCAAGTTATCGTTTGCCTGTTGACGAAATTATCGAACGTCGTTAAGCGTACCGACTTTAATTTCATGCATCAAGCTTGGTTTATTTGCTAGGTTGAGTTTGACAAATACAGTAACATGAGTTTATCAATTTTTGGTGAATTCAAAAGATAAAACAAGATTGCTTTTCTTTTTGAGAAAAGCTACCTTTATGAAGGAGTTATAAGAATGACAGTAGACTTTAAAGCAGAAGTTGAAAAACGTAAAGATGCCATGATGGAAGACCTCTTTGCTCTTTTGCGTATCAACTCAGAACGTGATGACAGCAAAGCTGACAAAGAACACCCATTTGGACCTGGTCCAGTAAAAGCTTTGGAACATTTCCTAGCTATGGCTGAACGTGATGGTTACAAAACACGTAACATTGATAACTATGCTGGTGATTTTGAATTTGGTGAAGGTGACGAAGTTCTCGGAATCTTTGCTCACTTAGATGTTGTGCCTGCAGGTAGCGGTTGGGATACTGACCCTTATGAGCCAGTTATCAAAGATGGACGCCTTTATGCGCGTGGGTCATCTGATGATAAAGGTCCAACAATGGCATGTTACTATGCCCTAAAAATCATCAAAGAACTTGGTTTGCCAGTATCTAAAAAAGTTCGTTTCATCGTTGGTACTGATGAAGAATCAGGCTGGGGAGATATGGAATATTATTTTGCTCATAATGGATTGAAAGACCCTGATTTTGGTTTCTCTCCAGATGCTGAATTCCCAATTATCAATGGTGAAAAAGGAAATATCACAGAATTCCTACACTTTGCAGGTGACAATAACGGTGCCTTCACATTGAATAGTTTCGATGCTGGACTTCGTGATAACATGGTGCCAGAATCAGCAACAGCTATCTTCACAGCTGACAGTACTTTGGCTGAACTTCAAGAAAAATTAACAGCATACACAACAGCTGAAAACTTGACTGCTGAACTTACTCAAGAAGGCGACGCTTTCCGTTTGACAGTTGTCGGAAAATCAGCTCAC
Coding sequences within:
- the pepV gene encoding dipeptidase PepV, yielding MTVDFKAEVEKRKDAMMEDLFALLRINSERDDSKADKEHPFGPGPVKALEHFLAMAERDGYKTRNIDNYAGDFEFGEGDEVLGIFAHLDVVPAGSGWDTDPYEPVIKDGRLYARGSSDDKGPTMACYYALKIIKELGLPVSKKVRFIVGTDEESGWGDMEYYFAHNGLKDPDFGFSPDAEFPIINGEKGNITEFLHFAGDNNGAFTLNSFDAGLRDNMVPESATAIFTADSTLAELQEKLTAYTTAENLTAELTQEGDAFRLTVVGKSAHGSTPELGINGATYLAKFLNQFAFEGAAKAYLETAANVLHGDFAGENLGVAYTDEKMGALSMNAGVFKFDRNSDDNTITLNFRYPQGTDAQTIKAELEKLNGVTKVTLSDHEHTPHYVPADDPLVATLLSVYEKQTGLKGYEQVIGGGTFGRLLKRGVAFGAMFPDYVNTMHQANEFADVEDLYRAAAIYAEALYELIK